DNA sequence from the Candidatus Rokuibacteriota bacterium genome:
ATGAAGGCCATCGCTGTTGGCATCGCCCTCCTGCTGGTCGGGGGGGCGTTCACATCCGCTGACGCGGACAATCCGAAGGTGCGACTCGGCATCGGCTATGCCCTGGCCTACGTGCCGCTCTATGTCGCCCAGGAGAAGGGTTTCTTCAAGGAAGAGGGTGTGGACGTCGAGTTCGTGCCCATCGAGGTCGCCCCGGACATGATGCAGTCCATCATCGGCGGCTCCACGGACGCCGGCGTCGCGGGCTCGTTCGGCGTGATCTCGTTCGTCGCGAAGGGCGCGCCGGTC
Encoded proteins:
- a CDS encoding ABC transporter substrate-binding protein encodes the protein MMMRMKAIAVGIALLLVGGAFTSADADNPKVRLGIGYALAYVPLYVAQEKGFFKEEGVDVEFVPIEVAPDMMQSIIGGSTDAGVAGSFGVISFVAKGAPVSTVATYGYGGDRIALAVRKGAGVKSLTDLYGKKVAVQTGTIA